A stretch of the Arachis stenosperma cultivar V10309 chromosome 6, arast.V10309.gnm1.PFL2, whole genome shotgun sequence genome encodes the following:
- the LOC130936367 gene encoding uncharacterized protein LOC130936367 → MRMVSSPGTKVLEINLISAQDLQRPKASVRRLKTYVVIWMDPSYKLRTQVDQIGGNNPTWNDRFLFRVTPEYLASVTSGFSVAIFAVGTFRDHLVGTVRILVSNILSTVEPAMKPCFSAVQVRRQSGRFQGVLNVGARVVDEFYFPAWHKVPAIGLHDLMLKVEKQRRRNKLGLSSGENSLSESSKTTSSLPSSPDDDR, encoded by the coding sequence ATGAGGATGGTGTCGTCACCGGGAACGAAAGTATTGGAGATCAACTTGATTTCAGCACAAGATCTTCAGCGACCAAAGGCTTCAGTGAGGAGACTCAAAACGTACGTGGTGATATGGATGGATCCCTCCTACAAGCTCCGAACACAGGTTGACCAGATCGGCGGCAATAACCCTACCTGGAACGACAGGTTTCTCTTCCGAGTCACGCCGGAGTACCTCGCCAGCGTAACCTCTGGCTTCTCCGTAGCCATCTTTGCCGTCGGGACTTTCCGCGACCACCTCGTCGGCACGGTGAGGATCCTGGTGAGCAACATCCTCTCCACTGTAGAGCCAGCAATGAAGCCTTGCTTCAGCGCCGTCCAGGTGCGCCGCCAGTCAGGGAGATTCCAGGGGGTCTTGAACGTCGGCGCCAGGGTGGTCGACGAGTTCTACTTCCCGGCATGGCACAAGGTACCGGCGATAGGGCTCCACGATCTGATGCTGAAGGTGGAGAAGCAGCGCCGCCGCAACAAGCTGGGACTCTCGAGCGGTGAGAATTCTTTGTCGGAGTCATCTAAGACGACGTCGTCTTTGCCATCATCACCGGACGATGACCGGTGA